The segment CGGCTCGAGCACGCACGCCACTCCGAGGTCTCGCAACAGCGCCAGCAGGGCCTCGAAGTGTTCCCTGCTTTCGGGCTCCAGGTAGTCCTGGATGCTCGGCGCGCCGTTCATGGCCTCGATGCAGTCGGGGTCCTTGCTGTCCAGCAGGCGCAAGGGGTTGTTGCGCATGCGCTCCGCTACGTCTTCGGGTAGCGAAGCGACATAGGGCGCGGCATACGACAGCAGCGCCTCGCGATAGCGTCGTCGGCATTCGGCGTCGCCTAGCGAGTTGAGTCGAAGCTCCAAGTCCTTCAGGCCGAGCGCCTCGTAGAACGCCATCGTGAGCTGTATCACCTCGGCGTCGGCGGCGGGGGAGGCGGCGCCGAACACCTCCAGTCCCACTTGGTGCGCCTGGCGCAGGCGGCCCGCTTGCGGCCTTTCGTAGCGGAAGATGGGTGTGACGTAGAACAGCTTGGTCACCGCTCCCTGGCCACCCAGGTGGTGCTCCACGTAGGCGCGCACGGCCGGCGCGGTGCCCTCCGGCTTCAGCGTAATGCTGCGCCCCCCTTTGTCCAGAAAGGTGTACATTTCCTTCGACACGATGTCCGTGCCTTCGCCCACGCCGCGCACGAATAGCTCGGTGTGCTCGAAAACGGGGGTTCGGATTTCGCCATAACCGTAGAGTCGACACAGGCGTCGGAACGTGTCTTCCACGAAGCGCCAACGGCGCGCTTCGTCGGGTAGAGCGTCCTTCGTGCCTCGGGGTGCGGAGATGTCCATCAGGCTACCTTTCTCGCGCCTCGGGGATGGCGCGCTGGCCCGCAAGCCGCGAGCGCACAAGGAATACCACAACGAAACGTCTTCCGACCGAGATCGGGTATCAGGAAGGGTAGTTCCGACTACGGAACGAAGGAGGCACCCATGCGCTCGGCGGTTGCTGCTGCGTGTATTGCGCTCGTTCTGGGGTCTGCCGCGCATGCCGACCCCGTTATCACCTTCGCCCGTGGGCAGCTCGTGTCGCTCAACTCGGGCGACAGGAATCAGTTCGAACCTTCCATCGCGGCAGACGGCAAGGGCGGCGTGTACATTGCCTGGAAGGACGGGCAGTCGG is part of the Fimbriimonadia bacterium genome and harbors:
- a CDS encoding histidine--tRNA ligase, producing MDISAPRGTKDALPDEARRWRFVEDTFRRLCRLYGYGEIRTPVFEHTELFVRGVGEGTDIVSKEMYTFLDKGGRSITLKPEGTAPAVRAYVEHHLGGQGAVTKLFYVTPIFRYERPQAGRLRQAHQVGLEVFGAASPAADAEVIQLTMAFYEALGLKDLELRLNSLGDAECRRRYREALLSYAAPYVASLPEDVAERMRNNPLRLLDSKDPDCIEAMNGAPSIQDYLEPESREHFEALLALLRDLGVACVLEPRLVRGLDYYNRTVFEVVSGSLGAQNSVCGGGRYDGLVELCGGPSTPAVGVAMGIERALMLLDETAPIAQDAPVAFVVAIGAEMGPRALKLATELRQAGIATDLDLETRSAKSQFRQADRSGARFAVVLGEDEWSRDAVVVKDLRAQSQTEVPVCDLVAALSR